The nucleotide window AAGGTGCACTTATTCGTGTAGTCGCTTATTCTTCGCTCGTAAATAAAGATATTACAGCTGGTCTTGCAGCAGAAGCACTGAAAGACATTATCCCCTCTTCTAAATCACAAGTTATTACAATTAGTGGTATTCAAGAAACTGTGGGTGAATATTTCCACGTACGTTTAGAAGATTTTAAAGCAAAAAAACGGACGAAAAGTATTGCTTTCCCGCGCCAAATTGCTATGTATCTTTCAAGAGAGCTTACAGACGCTTCATTACCAAAAATCGGTGATGAATTTGGTGGACGTGATCATACAACCGTCATCCATGCACACGAAAAAATATCACAACTACTAAAAACCGACCAAGTGTTGAAAAATGACCTTGCTGAAATTGAAAAAAATTTAAGAAAAGCACAAAATATGTTTTAATAGACCTGTGCACAATGTGGATAACTGAAACATACTTACCCACAAGTTATCAACATGTGGAAAACTTTATGTCGCATGGCTTAAAACCTACTTATCCACAAATCCACAGGGCCTATTACTATTACTACGATTTTTTATTAATTAATTAAAGGTTTTTGAGGCTTTACAAAATATATATAAAACGGGGGATACTCATGAAATTTGTTATTGAGCGTGATCGTCTTGTCCAAGCAGTAAATGAAGTTACTCGTGCCATCTCTGCAAGAACAACGATTCCAATTCTAACGGGGATAAAAATAGTCGTAAATGATGAAGGTGTTACACTAACTGGTAGTGATTCCGATATTTCCATTGAAGCGTTTATTCCATTAATCGAAAATGATGAAGTAATTGTGGAAGTAGAAAGTTTTGGTGGTATCGTTCTGCAATCCAAGTATTTTGGTGATATTGTTCGTCGTTTACCAGAAGAAAATGTCGAAATTGAAGTAACTACAAATTATCAAACTAATATCAGTTCTGGCCAAGCATCATTTACACTAAATGGTCTTGATCCAATGGAATATCCTAAACTACCAGAAGTTACAGATGGTAAAAACATCAAAATTCCAATAAATGTACTTAAAAATATTATAAGACAAACTGTTTTTGCGGTTTCTGCAATCGAAGTTCGTCCTGTACTTACTGGTGTTAACTGGATTATCAAAGAAAATAAACTTAGTGCAGTTGCAACAGATAGCCATCGCCTTGCCTTGCGTGAAATTCCGCTTGAAACAGACATTGATGAAGAATATAACATTGTTATTCCAGGAAAAAGCTTAGCAGAACTAAATAAAATTTTAGATGATGCAAGTGAATCTATCGAAATGACACTAGCTAACAACCAAATTCTTTTTAAATTAAAAAATTTATTATTCTATTCACGTTTACTCGAAGGAAGTTACCCAGATACATCTCGTTTAATACCTACTGATACAAAATCAGAATTAGTTATTAATTCGAAAGCCTTTTTACAAGCAATTGATCGTGCGTCCCTACTTGCTCGCGAAAATCGTAATAATGTGATTAAACTAATTACGCTTGATAATGGCCAAGTGGAGGTTTCTTCTAATTCACCTGAAGTTGGAAATGTTTCAGAAAATGTTTTCAGCCAAAGCTTTACAGGCGAAGAAATCAAAATATCGTTTAACGGTAAATACATGATGGACGCATTACGAGCTTTTGAAGGTGATGATATTCAAATTTCCTTCTCAGGTACAATGAGACCATTCGTACTTCGACCAAAAGATGCAACAAATCCAAATGAAATTTTACAATTAATCACGCCTGTTAGAACTTATTAATCTTTAAAAAGTACATCCGTCTTGCTTCAAGGCGGATGTTTTTTTTGTTATAGTACAGTTTTTGAATAAAAATGTATATTTATGCAATAGGAGGATTGTTAGCATGATGAAAGATATGACAACTGGTAATCCAACAAAATTAATCTTTTGGTTTGCGATGCCGATGTTGATTGGGAATTTGTTTCAGCAATTTTATACAATGATTGATGCTGTTATTGTAGGGAAATTTGTTGGTGTAGATGCACTTGCAGCTGTTGGAGCAACAAACTCAGTCAATTTTTTTATGATTTCATTGATTATTGGACTGATGAGCGGGATTTCTGTTGTAGTAGCGCAATATTTTGGATTTAAAGATTATAATCGTTTAAAAGATGTTATTGCTACTGCAACGTATGCTGTAGTTTTTTCGGCGATTATTTTAACGATTGCGAGTGTGCTTTTAGCCAAGCCTCTCCTTATCCTACTTAGAACCCCAGCAAATATTTTAGACGATTCATCGATATTTTTAACCACCTTGTTTATCGGGATTTTGCCAATGAGCTTATATAACGGTATGGCAGCAATACTTCGGGCACTAGGAAATTCCATTACGCCATTACTTTTTTTAATATTATCTTCTCTACTAAATATTGCACTTGATTTTCTTTTTGTTGTACATATGAATATGGGAGTTCGTGGAGCTGCTATTGCTACTGTGTTATCTCAATCTGTCGCAGCGGTTTTAGTTATTTATTATGCATATCGTCATGTGCCATTTATGAGAATAGAACGAGCAAAATTCAAACTTTCTCCCCCACTATTAAAAGAAATGGTTCGAATTGGACTTCCTTCTGGTTTACAAGGATCATTTATTTCGATTGGGAATATGGCACTCCAAAGTTTAATAAATGGTTTTGGTTCTTCTGTTGTGGCGGCATATACCGCAGCTAGTCGTATCGATTCTCTTACATATCAACCAGGGATTGCCTTTGGAGCTGCTTCTTCTACTTTTGCAGGTCAAAATATCGGCGCAGGAAAAATGGATCGTGTTCGTGAAGGTTTTTGGTCTGGAATTAAAGTTGTAACGATTATTAGTATCGCGATTACCCTTTTAGTTCAACTTTTTGCGCGACATTTTTTACTGTTATTTGTTGATGCTGGCGAGTCGGAAGTTATTGATATTGGTGTTAGTTATTTACTTATTGTGTCGCTATTTTATGTTGTTGTAGGTATTTTATTTGTTGTGAGGGAAACGTTACGCGGTACTGGGGATGCAATGGTTCCTTTGGCAATGGGGATTTTTGAGCTTGTATCAAGACTCGTGATTGGTTTTGTATTGTCTCTTTACATTGGTTATATTGGACTCTGGTGGGCTACTCCAGTTGCATGGATTACAGCAACAATGCTCGGCGTTTGGCGATATAAATCAGGAGCATGGAAGAAAAAGGCAGTTATCCGACGAAAATAAGCCTTTTAATCAAAAAACGCCTCAGAAGCTCATATTTTATTTTTTTTAATAAATAATATCCCCCTATTAGTTTTGCTAAAAAAAGCTGAAAAACGAATATATGAAAATATTCTTTGTATTATTGGCAAAACTTTAGTAAAATAGAAGGTAGTGATAAAAAAAGATTGGGCGTGAAATTTTTGGCTGAAACAGTAAAGATAAATAGCGAGTTCGTAACGCTTGGTCAACTTTTACAAATGATTGATGTAGTTTCAACTGGTGGAATGGCGAAAGCGTATCTTAGTGAAAATACAATTTATGTCAATGGAGAGCAAGATAACCGCCGGGGGAAAAAGCTTCGTAATGGCGATGTAGTCCTTGTTCCTGGTATTGGCAAAGTGAAAATTGAACAAGGGAAATAGCAGATGCATTTAGAAAGCATTGTTTTAAGGAATTTCCGAAATTATGAAAACTTAGAACTTGAATTTTCCCCATCTGTAAATGTTTTTCTTGGAGAGAATGCACAAGGTAAAACAAATCTTTTAGAGGCTGTGTTAATGTTAGCTCTTGCCAAATCTCATCGGACAACTAATGATAAAGACTTTATTATGTGGGAAAAAGAAGAAGCTAAGATGGAAGGTCGGATAATGAAGCGCGGACAAACCGTACCATTAGAGCTAACCATCACACAAAAAGGCAAGCGTGCAAAAGTAAATCATTTGGAACAAAAGAAACTTAGTCAGTATGTTGGTAACTTAAACGTGGTTATTTTTGCGCCAGAAGATTTATCTCTTGTAAAAGGTGCTCCAGGAATTAGACGCCGTTTTTTGAATATGGAAATAGGACAAATGCAGCCGATTTACTTGCACAATTTAAGTGAATATCAGCGGATTTTGCAGCAGCGAAACCAATATTTAAAAATGTTGCAAATGAAACGTAAAGTAGATCCAATTTTGCTGGATATCTTGACAGAGCAGTTCGCTGATGTTGCCATTAATTTGACAAAAAGACGCGCTGATTTCATTCGAAAATTAGAAGCTTACGCGGCGCCTATTCACAACCAAATTTCGCGCGGCTTAGAAACGCTTAAAATCGAGTATAAAGCTTCCGTGACACTAACTGGCGATGACCCAGAAGTATGGAAAGCCGACTTGCTCCAAAAAATGGAATCAATCAAACAAAGAGAAATCGACCGTGGTGTCACGCTTATTGGACCACATCGGGATGATTCTCTGTTTTATATTAATGGGCAAAATGTGCAGGATTTTGGTTCACAAGGACAACAAAGGACAACGGCGCTTTCGATTAAATTAGCCGAAATTGACCTTATCCACGAAGAAACTGGCGAATATCCCGTCCTTCTGCTTGACGATGTTTTAAGTGAACTAGATGATTATCGTCAGTCGCACTTACTTGGAGCTATTGAAGGAAAAGTACAAACCTTTGTAACAACAACAAGTACAAGCGGAATCGACCATGATACGCTAAAACAAGCAACTACTTTTTATGTAGAAAAAGGTACAGTAAAAAAATCCTAATCTAGGTTAATATAATTTGATGAAAAAGAAAGTGCGGTGGAATAATTAATGTCAGAAGAAAATATTACGAATGTGCATGAAAGTGCTTCAGATTATAACGAAGATCAAATTCAAGTACTCGAAGGCTTAGAAGCTGTAAGAAAGAGACCAGGAATGTACATTGGTTCAACTAGCCAACGTGGACTCCATCACCTTGTATGGGAAATTGTTGATAACGCAATCGATGAAGCGCTTGCTGGTTTTTGTACAGAAATTGAAATTACTATCGAAGCAGATAATAGTATTACAGTTCGCGATAATGGACGCGGGATTCCAACTGGAATTAACGAAAAAATTGGTCGTCCAACCGTAGAAGTTATTTTCACTGTGCTTCACGCTGGTGGT belongs to Listeria ivanovii subsp. ivanovii and includes:
- the dnaN gene encoding DNA polymerase III subunit beta, which encodes MKFVIERDRLVQAVNEVTRAISARTTIPILTGIKIVVNDEGVTLTGSDSDISIEAFIPLIENDEVIVEVESFGGIVLQSKYFGDIVRRLPEENVEIEVTTNYQTNISSGQASFTLNGLDPMEYPKLPEVTDGKNIKIPINVLKNIIRQTVFAVSAIEVRPVLTGVNWIIKENKLSAVATDSHRLALREIPLETDIDEEYNIVIPGKSLAELNKILDDASESIEMTLANNQILFKLKNLLFYSRLLEGSYPDTSRLIPTDTKSELVINSKAFLQAIDRASLLARENRNNVIKLITLDNGQVEVSSNSPEVGNVSENVFSQSFTGEEIKISFNGKYMMDALRAFEGDDIQISFSGTMRPFVLRPKDATNPNEILQLITPVRTY
- a CDS encoding MATE family efflux transporter, yielding MMKDMTTGNPTKLIFWFAMPMLIGNLFQQFYTMIDAVIVGKFVGVDALAAVGATNSVNFFMISLIIGLMSGISVVVAQYFGFKDYNRLKDVIATATYAVVFSAIILTIASVLLAKPLLILLRTPANILDDSSIFLTTLFIGILPMSLYNGMAAILRALGNSITPLLFLILSSLLNIALDFLFVVHMNMGVRGAAIATVLSQSVAAVLVIYYAYRHVPFMRIERAKFKLSPPLLKEMVRIGLPSGLQGSFISIGNMALQSLINGFGSSVVAAYTAASRIDSLTYQPGIAFGAASSTFAGQNIGAGKMDRVREGFWSGIKVVTIISIAITLLVQLFARHFLLLFVDAGESEVIDIGVSYLLIVSLFYVVVGILFVVRETLRGTGDAMVPLAMGIFELVSRLVIGFVLSLYIGYIGLWWATPVAWITATMLGVWRYKSGAWKKKAVIRRK
- the yaaA gene encoding S4 domain-containing protein YaaA translates to MAETVKINSEFVTLGQLLQMIDVVSTGGMAKAYLSENTIYVNGEQDNRRGKKLRNGDVVLVPGIGKVKIEQGK
- the recF gene encoding DNA replication/repair protein RecF (All proteins in this family for which functions are known are DNA-binding proteins that assist the filamentation of RecA onto DNA for the initiation of recombination or recombinational repair.), encoding MHLESIVLRNFRNYENLELEFSPSVNVFLGENAQGKTNLLEAVLMLALAKSHRTTNDKDFIMWEKEEAKMEGRIMKRGQTVPLELTITQKGKRAKVNHLEQKKLSQYVGNLNVVIFAPEDLSLVKGAPGIRRRFLNMEIGQMQPIYLHNLSEYQRILQQRNQYLKMLQMKRKVDPILLDILTEQFADVAINLTKRRADFIRKLEAYAAPIHNQISRGLETLKIEYKASVTLTGDDPEVWKADLLQKMESIKQREIDRGVTLIGPHRDDSLFYINGQNVQDFGSQGQQRTTALSIKLAEIDLIHEETGEYPVLLLDDVLSELDDYRQSHLLGAIEGKVQTFVTTTSTSGIDHDTLKQATTFYVEKGTVKKS